One Pseudomonadota bacterium genomic region harbors:
- a CDS encoding PDZ domain-containing protein, giving the protein MATPFFQRLALPLVVLGLAALGCAGVVDKWEGTVDASFRYRTAEKQTIVGDVQKGSLAERAGLLRNDVVVAVDGVDVTSATAEQVLAAVRGPSGSIARLTVSRDGGLVEVAVERTPRARADALGKAAAGSSE; this is encoded by the coding sequence ATGGCAACACCCTTTTTTCAGCGCCTCGCCCTTCCGCTCGTCGTTCTTGGGCTGGCCGCCCTCGGCTGCGCGGGGGTCGTCGACAAGTGGGAGGGGACCGTGGACGCCTCCTTCCGCTACCGCACGGCCGAGAAGCAGACGATCGTCGGCGACGTCCAGAAGGGCTCGCTCGCCGAGCGAGCGGGGCTCCTGCGCAATGACGTCGTCGTCGCGGTGGACGGCGTCGACGTGACGAGCGCGACCGCAGAGCAGGTGCTCGCCGCGGTCCGCGGGCCGTCGGGCAGCATCGCGCGGCTGACGGTGTCGCGCGACGGCGGGCTCGTGGAGGTGGCCGTCGAGAGGACGCCGCGCGCGAGGGCGGACGCCTTGGGGAAGGCCGCTGCGGGATCGTCCGAATGA